In Aridibaculum aurantiacum, the following proteins share a genomic window:
- a CDS encoding RDD family protein, with protein MEDLRYSTGLKRFWAAIVDGIVFLPFILLGNWIFEEPRHIYSEFAWNAFLIFASSLYVTILHYKFGQTVGKWVVGIQVLDVGETRKLTLRQAVLRDIFAWILAITGTLYYGYLIFQNNREHSLINEYTEFGNTPLWIWTLLELLTMLTNRKRRALHDFIASSVVVRTSKP; from the coding sequence ATGGAAGATTTGAGATATAGCACAGGATTGAAAAGATTTTGGGCTGCTATTGTTGACGGAATTGTTTTCCTCCCATTCATTCTACTAGGTAATTGGATATTCGAAGAGCCAAGACATATCTATTCTGAATTTGCTTGGAATGCTTTTCTGATTTTCGCTTCTTCACTTTATGTGACAATTCTTCACTACAAATTCGGACAAACTGTGGGGAAGTGGGTAGTTGGAATTCAAGTATTAGATGTTGGTGAAACACGAAAGCTAACTCTACGACAAGCTGTATTGAGGGACATATTTGCGTGGATTTTGGCAATAACAGGCACGCTATATTACGGTTATTTGATTTTTCAAAATAACAGGGAACATTCCCTCATAAACGAGTATACTGAATTTGGGAACACACCATTATGGATTTGGACACTCTTGGAACTCTTAACTATGTTGACCAACCGAAAGCGAAGAGCATTACATGATTTTATAGCGAGTTCAGTCGTAGTAAGGACAAGCAAACCCTAA
- a CDS encoding GrpB family protein has translation MSNEKIIIEEYSPNWASVFQQLRSIYLRHLADVVTDVQHVGSTSVVGLAAKPIIDIDLVIPNRENLVVVIKRLHLLGYDHRGDLGIKDREAFKRRSDHVPFDPHIRTWPNHHLYVCPSDSIALKNHLALRDFLFRHPAQATAYGELKKRLALEHPYDIDRYIEGKTPFITGVLRAVGFDQHALNDIARDNSLANLKSNR, from the coding sequence ATGAGTAATGAAAAGATTATTATTGAGGAGTATTCCCCAAACTGGGCGTCGGTGTTTCAGCAATTACGGTCAATTTATCTTAGGCATTTGGCAGACGTTGTAACAGACGTGCAACACGTAGGTAGCACTTCCGTTGTCGGCCTCGCTGCAAAGCCGATCATTGACATTGATCTTGTTATACCCAATCGGGAGAACCTTGTTGTTGTGATCAAGAGACTTCACTTGCTCGGTTATGATCACCGTGGAGATTTGGGCATTAAGGATAGAGAGGCTTTTAAGCGGCGATCCGACCATGTACCCTTTGACCCTCACATCCGTACCTGGCCAAATCATCATTTATACGTTTGCCCCTCAGACAGCATTGCCTTGAAGAATCACCTGGCGCTCCGTGATTTTCTATTCCGACATCCCGCCCAAGCAACAGCTTATGGAGAGCTTAAAAAAAGGCTGGCACTAGAACACCCCTATGATATTGACCGCTATATTGAAGGCAAAACCCCTTTTATAACCGGGGTCTTGCGTGCGGTTGGATTTGACCAACACGCCCTAAATGACATTGCTCGTGACAACAGCCTCGCAAACCTAAAAAGCAACCGTTAA
- a CDS encoding DUF2625 domain-containing protein, with protein MRKINAIILSLFVTLTTFGQVKMRPLEELINTEDPGWSLVKEWIKTAKNKVEILPVDTTRAKEALFKTQVTTRSPMGSVVFMTGGLLIDNGWIRILGSGQARLPRTLPDWNKGKSFQEFGEAPNFLLIADDAIGGFFLLNGGGLGKDLGKVYYLSPDNLEYEPLDLTYTDFLFFCFNNNLDKFYKGYRWTNWKEEVKTLSGDKTFNFFPPLWTKEGKDMKKVSRRAIPVEEQYSFSLEMRKQLGIQK; from the coding sequence ATGAGAAAAATAAATGCAATCATACTTTCACTCTTTGTGACATTGACAACATTCGGACAAGTAAAAATGCGCCCACTTGAAGAACTGATAAATACCGAAGACCCAGGTTGGTCATTAGTGAAAGAATGGATAAAGACCGCCAAGAACAAGGTTGAAATACTGCCTGTAGATACAACAAGGGCGAAGGAAGCATTATTTAAAACACAAGTGACTACACGTTCACCTATGGGTTCAGTAGTCTTTATGACAGGAGGACTGCTAATAGATAATGGGTGGATTAGAATTCTTGGTTCGGGTCAAGCAAGACTTCCAAGAACACTTCCTGATTGGAATAAAGGAAAATCTTTTCAGGAGTTCGGAGAAGCGCCCAATTTTCTACTTATAGCTGATGACGCTATTGGTGGCTTCTTCCTGTTGAACGGAGGAGGACTTGGAAAAGATTTAGGAAAAGTATATTACTTATCACCAGACAATTTAGAGTATGAACCGCTTGACTTGACCTATACAGATTTCTTGTTTTTTTGCTTCAATAATAATCTTGACAAATTCTACAAAGGATATCGGTGGACAAATTGGAAGGAAGAAGTAAAAACTTTAAGTGGTGATAAGACTTTCAACTTCTTTCCGCCTTTGTGGACAAAGGAAGGCAAAGACATGAAAAAAGTTTCACGACGGGCTATACCTGTAGAGGAACAATACAGTTTCAGTCTTGAGATGAGAAAGCAACTTGGAATTCAAAAATAG
- a CDS encoding lipocalin-like domain-containing protein, producing MKEFYLVFLFALTLTSNSFGQNKVKSNQPKTATTQLDKLIGTWRLIEFSDLDTATLEWKYQYGRNPKGYFTYSKSGIVNINISAEAPLKISRDSAKNYNISLLNWINKYSVGYFGTYTVDFDKSILTHRVEGGSLPWYIDTDQARHFVLKNDTLTIGNSKTWKRVLVKTD from the coding sequence ATGAAGGAATTCTATTTAGTGTTCTTGTTCGCCTTAACTCTAACTTCCAATTCGTTTGGGCAAAATAAGGTTAAATCAAATCAACCCAAAACAGCAACGACACAACTCGATAAACTGATAGGTACTTGGAGACTGATTGAATTCTCAGATTTAGATACTGCAACCTTAGAATGGAAATACCAATATGGAAGAAATCCAAAGGGTTATTTTACATATAGCAAATCCGGCATTGTCAATATCAACATTTCGGCGGAAGCACCTTTGAAAATTTCAAGGGATTCGGCCAAAAACTATAATATCAGTTTGCTCAATTGGATAAATAAGTATTCAGTAGGATATTTTGGAACTTACACAGTTGATTTCGACAAGTCTATTTTGACACATCGTGTTGAAGGTGGGTCTTTACCTTGGTATATTGACACTGACCAAGCACGACATTTTGTATTAAAAAACGATACTTTGACAATAGGAAATAGTAAAACGTGGAAACGTGTTCTTGTAAAAACAGACTAA
- a CDS encoding DUF3592 domain-containing protein: MELVRKYWIVIMATFGLCMFIKPALCFLILGALISYLGFAAVIFLKKIRRIGVDWTGNIIEYQSDRDGHKTPVIEFTTLTGDIIKEKPFVYASTDLSKIRTYRKFIDQSVPILYDPDDPKKFVLKNEEGFNYIIFIVFILAGLFSVGVSIGWLLGYIKMG, from the coding sequence ATGGAATTAGTAAGGAAATACTGGATAGTAATTATGGCGACGTTTGGGCTTTGTATGTTCATTAAGCCAGCTCTATGTTTCCTAATACTTGGGGCGCTTATATCATATCTAGGTTTTGCAGCAGTAATATTTCTGAAAAAAATCAGAAGGATTGGAGTTGATTGGACAGGGAACATAATTGAGTATCAATCTGACCGCGATGGCCACAAGACCCCTGTAATTGAGTTCACTACTTTGACCGGTGATATAATCAAAGAAAAACCTTTTGTTTACGCTTCGACAGATTTAAGTAAAATAAGAACGTATAGAAAGTTTATTGACCAATCGGTGCCAATTTTGTATGACCCTGATGATCCCAAAAAATTTGTTCTAAAGAATGAAGAAGGCTTTAATTACATTATTTTCATCGTTTTCATACTGGCAGGATTATTTTCTGTTGGAGTAAGCATCGGTTGGTTATTAGGTTATATAAAAATGGGGTAA
- a CDS encoding DUF488 family protein yields the protein MQVLPKEVWTIGHSNRTLDEFTAMLQSFNIQMLVDVRHFPASRKFPYFNKEALRVSLQQNNIQYEHILELGGRRKQNKESGNTAWRHPAFRAYADYMETAEFEQGARKLKDIAQLHRTAYMCSEAVWWSCHRSMISDYLKAEEWTVMHIMSIAKEEEHPYTSPAKVQDGKLTYR from the coding sequence ATGCAAGTATTGCCGAAAGAAGTTTGGACAATCGGACATTCGAACAGAACGCTTGATGAGTTCACTGCTATGCTTCAATCGTTCAATATTCAAATGCTTGTAGATGTCCGGCATTTTCCAGCTTCACGCAAATTCCCTTATTTCAATAAAGAGGCGCTACGCGTATCGCTGCAACAAAACAATATACAATACGAGCATATACTTGAACTTGGCGGACGCAGAAAACAAAACAAGGAATCAGGTAATACAGCATGGAGACATCCTGCATTCAGGGCATATGCTGATTACATGGAAACAGCAGAATTTGAACAAGGTGCCAGGAAGTTGAAAGATATTGCACAACTGCACAGGACTGCATATATGTGTTCGGAGGCCGTCTGGTGGAGTTGTCACCGCTCTATGATCTCTGACTACCTGAAAGCGGAAGAATGGACAGTGATGCATATTATGTCTATCGCTAAAGAAGAAGAACATCCATATACTTCACCGGCTAAAGTTCAAGATGGTAAACTGACGTATAGGTAA
- a CDS encoding SH3 domain-containing protein, producing MQKFLILYLFIFISAVAKAQTALVKDPEGYCNVRQAAGNQSKIIDTLTNNKIVFVYPEQAEGNWWPVDYTKGDKTRSGYVHKSRVTLLSNFTKFKQKTINDSTLKLHLDSFQLSVKTGKFNKKSRQIKYENHEGEQAFVKAIDNKHPWGTDGNVPIKEYKLIQFTTGSNVISFPRSLYNDLFEPNLDMTMAYVDRSTGKVYIEAINSDGAGGYVVIWIIDYNKIIGRETFIPF from the coding sequence ATGCAAAAGTTTCTAATTCTCTATTTATTCATCTTCATATCCGCGGTAGCAAAAGCGCAAACTGCCTTGGTAAAAGATCCGGAAGGTTATTGCAATGTTCGGCAAGCTGCAGGTAATCAGTCAAAGATCATAGACACGCTTACGAACAATAAAATCGTTTTTGTTTACCCAGAGCAGGCAGAAGGAAACTGGTGGCCGGTTGATTATACAAAGGGTGATAAAACTAGATCCGGTTATGTACATAAGTCAAGAGTTACTTTACTTTCAAACTTCACTAAGTTCAAACAGAAGACTATAAATGACAGTACATTAAAGCTTCACCTTGACAGCTTTCAATTATCAGTAAAAACAGGGAAATTCAATAAGAAGAGCAGGCAAATAAAATATGAGAATCACGAAGGTGAGCAGGCTTTTGTAAAAGCTATAGATAACAAACATCCTTGGGGGACAGACGGCAATGTACCTATAAAAGAATACAAACTCATCCAGTTTACAACAGGAAGTAATGTTATAAGTTTTCCAAGGAGCCTTTATAATGATCTGTTTGAGCCAAATCTTGATATGACAATGGCATATGTAGACAGGTCAACAGGGAAAGTTTATATTGAAGCTATAAATAGTGATGGAGCTGGCGGTTACGTAGTGATTTGGATTATTGATTACAATAAAATTATTGGGAGAGAAACCTTCATCCCTTTCTGA